The following are encoded together in the Tripterygium wilfordii isolate XIE 37 chromosome 3, ASM1340144v1, whole genome shotgun sequence genome:
- the LOC119992449 gene encoding pentatricopeptide repeat-containing protein At2g41720 isoform X2, with protein MATFCHHPTPLSFRTPIVGAKKSSRNDAAFEEKKSVFVDYDKGIHEVSTSINGFGKAEIPKRHRLRHESDRFQKDWSVSQVVEKVLKLGHWDDIDGLLNRWLGRFARKNFPVLIREITQKGSIEHSIRVFNWMKQQKNYCARTDIYNMMIRLHARHNRTDQARGLFFEMQEWRCKPNVETYNSLINAHGRAGQWRWAMNILEDMLRSAIAPSRSTYNNLINACGSTGNWREALNVSKKMTENGVGPDLVTHNIILSAYKTGTQYSKALSYFELMKGTGIRPDTTTYNIVIYCSVKLGQYGKAIDIFNSMREKRSECRPDVVTFTSIIHLYSVSGQIENCKAVFHTMLAEGLKPNIVSYNALIGAYASHGMSEEALSVFNEIKQNGMRPDVVSYTSLLNAYGRSQQPAKAREAFIMMRKNKLKPNIVSYNALIDAYGSKGLLAEAVEVLREMERYGIKPNIVSICTLLAACGRCCQKVNIEAVLYAAEMRGIELNTIAYNSAIGSYINIGEYDKAISLYRLMRKKRVKSDSVTYTVLISGCCKMSKYTEALEFFADMMDLRIPLTKEVYSSVICAYGKQGQLKEAESVFNMMKMEGCCPDVITYTAMLHAYNAAGDWIKAYTILQEMEANNVEPDAMACSVLMRAFNKGGEPSKVLVMAEFLREKNIPFSDAILYEMVSACSLLRDWRTITDLIKIMEPSFPVFSIGLLNQLLRFLGKSGKIESMIKLFYKIVESGAEINFNTYSVLLKNLLAVGNWRKYIEVLQWMEDAGIKPSNGMYRDIISFAQRSAGVQYAAVIREKVDSLRSQPGSQTSIV; from the exons ATGGCCACATTTTGCCATCACCCGACTCCTCTCAGCTTCAGGACTCCAATTGTTGGCGCGAAGAAGAGCTCCAGAAACGATGCCGCTTTTGAGGAGAAGAAGTCGGTGTTCGTGGACTATGACAAGGGAATCCATGAGGTCTCCACTAGCATCAACGGTTTTGGGAAGGCCGAGATACCCAAGAGGCATCGGCTTCGACACGAGAGCGACCGGTTCCAGAAGGACTGGTCCGTGTCTCAGGTGGTCGAGAAGGTTCTCAAGCTAGGCCACTGGGATGATATCGACGGCTTGTTGAACCGGTGGCTCGGCAGGTTCGCCAGGAAGAATTTCCCGGTTCTCATTAGG GAAATTACTCAAAAGGGTTCTATTGAGCACAGCATACGAGTTTTTAATTGGATGAAACAGCAGAAAAACTACTGTGCGAGAACAGATATCTACAACATGATGATCAGGTTGCATGCTCGACATAACCGGACAGATCAAGCCCGCGGCTTGTTTTTTGAGATGCAAGAGTGGAG GTGCAAGCCGAATGTTGAAACTTACAATTCTCTGATTAATGCACATGGTCGAGCTGGTCAATGGCGTTGGGCTATGAATATACTGGAAGACATGCTGCGTTCAGCT ATTGCCCCTAGTCGGTCAACATATAACAATTTGATCAATGCTTGTGGATCTACCGGGAATTGGAGAGAAGCCCTTAACGTTTCCAAAAAAATGACAGAAAATGGGGTTGGGCCTGATCTGGTGACTCACAACATTATTTTATCTGCATACAAGACAGGGACTCAATATTCAAAGGCATTGTCTTACTTTGAGCTAATGAAAGGGACAGGCATCCGTCCTGACACAACCACGTAcaatattgttatttattgctCAGTAAAACTTGGACAATATGGGAAAGCCATTGATATTTTTAACTCCATGAGGGAAAAGAGATCGGAGTGCCGCCCTGACGTTGTAACATTTACAAGCATCATCCATTTGTATTCTGTGAGTGGACAGATTGAAAATTGTAAGGCTGTGTTTCACACAATGCTTGCAGAAGGACTTAAACCTAATATTGTGTCATATAATGCACTAATTGGCGCATATGCTTCACATGGAATGAGTGAAGAGGCACTCTCAgtttttaatgaaataaaacaaaatggtATGCGCCCTGATGTTGTCTCATATACTTCTCTACTCAATGCTTATGGAAGATCACAGCAACCTGCTAAAGCTAGGGAAGCATTTATCATGATGAGGAAAAACAAATTGAAGCCAAATATTGTTAGCTACAATGCACTGATTGATGCCTATGGATCCAAAGGTTTGTTAGCTGAAGCTGTGGAAGTATTGCGTGAAATGGAGCGATATGGGATTAAGCCAAACATTGTATCAATATGCACCCTCTTGGCTGCCTGTGGCCGCTGTTGTCAGAAGGTGAACATTGAGGCTGTGCTTTACGCAGCGGAGATGCGAGGCATCGAATTGAACACAATAGCATATAATTCAGCTATTGGGAGCTATATAAATATTGGGGAATATGATAAGGCAATATCTCTGTACAGATTGATGAGAAAAAAGAGAGTCAAATCAGATTCTGTTACCTACACTGTCTTGATAAGTGGTTGCTGCAAAATGTCAAAGTACACCGAAGCACTTGAGTTCTTTGCTGATATGATGGATTTGAGGATTCCTTTGACCAAGGAGGTCTACTCATCTGTTATCTGTGCCTACGGCAAGCAG GGCCAACTAAAAGAAGCAGAATCTGTGTTCAACATGATGAAGATGGAAGGTTGTTGTCCTGATGTTATTACATATACAGCAATGCTACATGCCTATAATGCTGCAG GGGACTGGATAAAAGCCTATACCATTCTTCAAGAAATGGAAGCAAATAATGTCGAACCCGATGCTATGGCATGTTCAGTTCTGATGAGAGCTTTCAATAAAGGAGGCGAACCATCCAAAGTCCTTGTTATGGCGGAGTtcttaagagaaaaaaatatcCCCTTCAGTGATGCCATCTTGTATGAAATGGTGTCAGCCTGCAGCCT GTTACGAGACTGGAGAACGATAACTGACCTGATCAAAATAATGGAGCCCTCATTTCCTGTATTTTCGATTGGACTTCTCAATCAGCTTCTTCGTTTTCTTGGGAAAAGTGGGAAGATTGAGTCTATGATAAAG TTGTTTTACAAGATTGTGGAGTCTGGTGCTGAAATAAACTTCAATACTTACTCAGTTTTGTTGAAAAATCTTTTGGCTGTTGGAAACTGGAGAAAATATATTGAG GTATTGCAATGGATGGAGGATGCAGGAATTAAGCCCTCGAATGGAATGTATCGTGATATAATATCCTTTGCACAAAGGAGTGCTGGGGTTCAATATGCTGCTGTAATTCGAGAAAAAGTTG
- the LOC119992449 gene encoding pentatricopeptide repeat-containing protein At2g41720 isoform X1, translating into MATFCHHPTPLSFRTPIVGAKKSSRNDAAFEEKKSVFVDYDKGIHEVSTSINGFGKAEIPKRHRLRHESDRFQKDWSVSQVVEKVLKLGHWDDIDGLLNRWLGRFARKNFPVLIREITQKGSIEHSIRVFNWMKQQKNYCARTDIYNMMIRLHARHNRTDQARGLFFEMQEWRCKPNVETYNSLINAHGRAGQWRWAMNILEDMLRSAIAPSRSTYNNLINACGSTGNWREALNVSKKMTENGVGPDLVTHNIILSAYKTGTQYSKALSYFELMKGTGIRPDTTTYNIVIYCSVKLGQYGKAIDIFNSMREKRSECRPDVVTFTSIIHLYSVSGQIENCKAVFHTMLAEGLKPNIVSYNALIGAYASHGMSEEALSVFNEIKQNGMRPDVVSYTSLLNAYGRSQQPAKAREAFIMMRKNKLKPNIVSYNALIDAYGSKGLLAEAVEVLREMERYGIKPNIVSICTLLAACGRCCQKVNIEAVLYAAEMRGIELNTIAYNSAIGSYINIGEYDKAISLYRLMRKKRVKSDSVTYTVLISGCCKMSKYTEALEFFADMMDLRIPLTKEVYSSVICAYGKQGQLKEAESVFNMMKMEGCCPDVITYTAMLHAYNAAGDWIKAYTILQEMEANNVEPDAMACSVLMRAFNKGGEPSKVLVMAEFLREKNIPFSDAILYEMVSACSLLRDWRTITDLIKIMEPSFPVFSIGLLNQLLRFLGKSGKIESMIKLFYKIVESGAEINFNTYSVLLKNLLAVGNWRKYIEVLQWMEDAGIKPSNGMYRDIISFAQRSAGVQYAAVIREKVGGFTIELHDECHKLLWNAITWQYSDSSHLRKAVGFAF; encoded by the exons ATGGCCACATTTTGCCATCACCCGACTCCTCTCAGCTTCAGGACTCCAATTGTTGGCGCGAAGAAGAGCTCCAGAAACGATGCCGCTTTTGAGGAGAAGAAGTCGGTGTTCGTGGACTATGACAAGGGAATCCATGAGGTCTCCACTAGCATCAACGGTTTTGGGAAGGCCGAGATACCCAAGAGGCATCGGCTTCGACACGAGAGCGACCGGTTCCAGAAGGACTGGTCCGTGTCTCAGGTGGTCGAGAAGGTTCTCAAGCTAGGCCACTGGGATGATATCGACGGCTTGTTGAACCGGTGGCTCGGCAGGTTCGCCAGGAAGAATTTCCCGGTTCTCATTAGG GAAATTACTCAAAAGGGTTCTATTGAGCACAGCATACGAGTTTTTAATTGGATGAAACAGCAGAAAAACTACTGTGCGAGAACAGATATCTACAACATGATGATCAGGTTGCATGCTCGACATAACCGGACAGATCAAGCCCGCGGCTTGTTTTTTGAGATGCAAGAGTGGAG GTGCAAGCCGAATGTTGAAACTTACAATTCTCTGATTAATGCACATGGTCGAGCTGGTCAATGGCGTTGGGCTATGAATATACTGGAAGACATGCTGCGTTCAGCT ATTGCCCCTAGTCGGTCAACATATAACAATTTGATCAATGCTTGTGGATCTACCGGGAATTGGAGAGAAGCCCTTAACGTTTCCAAAAAAATGACAGAAAATGGGGTTGGGCCTGATCTGGTGACTCACAACATTATTTTATCTGCATACAAGACAGGGACTCAATATTCAAAGGCATTGTCTTACTTTGAGCTAATGAAAGGGACAGGCATCCGTCCTGACACAACCACGTAcaatattgttatttattgctCAGTAAAACTTGGACAATATGGGAAAGCCATTGATATTTTTAACTCCATGAGGGAAAAGAGATCGGAGTGCCGCCCTGACGTTGTAACATTTACAAGCATCATCCATTTGTATTCTGTGAGTGGACAGATTGAAAATTGTAAGGCTGTGTTTCACACAATGCTTGCAGAAGGACTTAAACCTAATATTGTGTCATATAATGCACTAATTGGCGCATATGCTTCACATGGAATGAGTGAAGAGGCACTCTCAgtttttaatgaaataaaacaaaatggtATGCGCCCTGATGTTGTCTCATATACTTCTCTACTCAATGCTTATGGAAGATCACAGCAACCTGCTAAAGCTAGGGAAGCATTTATCATGATGAGGAAAAACAAATTGAAGCCAAATATTGTTAGCTACAATGCACTGATTGATGCCTATGGATCCAAAGGTTTGTTAGCTGAAGCTGTGGAAGTATTGCGTGAAATGGAGCGATATGGGATTAAGCCAAACATTGTATCAATATGCACCCTCTTGGCTGCCTGTGGCCGCTGTTGTCAGAAGGTGAACATTGAGGCTGTGCTTTACGCAGCGGAGATGCGAGGCATCGAATTGAACACAATAGCATATAATTCAGCTATTGGGAGCTATATAAATATTGGGGAATATGATAAGGCAATATCTCTGTACAGATTGATGAGAAAAAAGAGAGTCAAATCAGATTCTGTTACCTACACTGTCTTGATAAGTGGTTGCTGCAAAATGTCAAAGTACACCGAAGCACTTGAGTTCTTTGCTGATATGATGGATTTGAGGATTCCTTTGACCAAGGAGGTCTACTCATCTGTTATCTGTGCCTACGGCAAGCAG GGCCAACTAAAAGAAGCAGAATCTGTGTTCAACATGATGAAGATGGAAGGTTGTTGTCCTGATGTTATTACATATACAGCAATGCTACATGCCTATAATGCTGCAG GGGACTGGATAAAAGCCTATACCATTCTTCAAGAAATGGAAGCAAATAATGTCGAACCCGATGCTATGGCATGTTCAGTTCTGATGAGAGCTTTCAATAAAGGAGGCGAACCATCCAAAGTCCTTGTTATGGCGGAGTtcttaagagaaaaaaatatcCCCTTCAGTGATGCCATCTTGTATGAAATGGTGTCAGCCTGCAGCCT GTTACGAGACTGGAGAACGATAACTGACCTGATCAAAATAATGGAGCCCTCATTTCCTGTATTTTCGATTGGACTTCTCAATCAGCTTCTTCGTTTTCTTGGGAAAAGTGGGAAGATTGAGTCTATGATAAAG TTGTTTTACAAGATTGTGGAGTCTGGTGCTGAAATAAACTTCAATACTTACTCAGTTTTGTTGAAAAATCTTTTGGCTGTTGGAAACTGGAGAAAATATATTGAG GTATTGCAATGGATGGAGGATGCAGGAATTAAGCCCTCGAATGGAATGTATCGTGATATAATATCCTTTGCACAAAGGAGTGCTGGGGTTCAATATGCTGCTGTAATTCGAGAAAAAGTTG gtGGATTCACAATTGAGTTGCATGATGAATGCCATAAGCTTTTGTGGAATGCTATCACATGGCAATACTCAGATTCAAGTCACTTGAGGAAAGCAGTGGGATTTGccttttaa